A DNA window from Lycium ferocissimum isolate CSIRO_LF1 unplaced genomic scaffold, AGI_CSIRO_Lferr_CH_V1 ctg258, whole genome shotgun sequence contains the following coding sequences:
- the LOC132043539 gene encoding uncharacterized protein LOC132043539, which produces MTRGVSKEEEMSVTLDLLKKKMDDFAKERDWEKFHSPRNLLLALVGEIGELSEIFQWKGEVPKGLPDWKENEKLHLGEELSDVLLYLVRLSDICGIDLGQAALRKVQLNAIKYPVKKCNEEVDK; this is translated from the exons ATGACAAGGGGGGTTTCAAAGGAGGAAGAGATGAGTGTAACACTTGATCTTCTTAAgaagaaaatggatgattttgcTAAAGAAAGAGACTGGGAGAAGTTTCATAGCCCCAGAAACCTTCTTTTGGCTCTG GTGGGAGAAATTGGAGAACTGTCAGAAATATTTCAGTGGAAAGGAGAAGTTCCAAAGGGGTTGCCTGATtggaaagaaaatgagaaattacaTCTTGGTGAAGAACTTTCTGACGTTTTGCTATACCTCGTCAGGCTGTCTGATATTTGTGGAATTGATCTTGGCCAAGCTGCTCTTCGAAAAGTGCAACTCAATGCCATTAAGTATCCTGTTAAGAAATGCAACGAAGAAgttgataaataa